GGCGTTCTCGGAGCGCATCCAGCAGATCCACCGCTTTGCGGAGGTCATTACCAACCTGAGCCGGCAGACCAACCTCCTGGCGCTCAACGCGGCCATCGAGGCCTCCAAGGCCGGGGAGGAGGGCAAGGGGTTCGCAGTGGTGGCGAGCGAGATCCGCAAGCTTGCCGACAACGCCGAGCGCAGCGCCGACCAGATTGGCGCGGTCCTCACCCAGCTCGACGAGGAGAGCCGGCGGGTGCGGGCCCGGATGGAGGCCACGGGCCGGCAGGTGGCGGAGGGGCGCGAGGGGCTGGGCAAGGCGGGGGGGGCGCTGGACGAGATCACGGGTCTCGTCTCGGAAAACGCCCGGCGCCTGGAGGAGATCCTGCGCCTGGCGGGGGGGCAGGTGGAGGGAAGCCGCAAGATCGCCGCCTTCGTCGGGGAGGTGGAAACCGTGGCCGAGCAGAACGCGGCGGCCGCCCACGAGGTCTCGGCCACCATCGAGCACCAGACCGCCGCCATGGAGGACATGGCCGAGGCGGCCATGCGCCTGAGCCAGATGGCCGAAGAGCTCACCCGGCGGGTAGAGCGCTTCCAGGTGCCGGTGGAGGGATAGTGGAAGCGGCCGGCCGGTCTTATCTGGTGGTGGGGGTCGAGGGGGAGGAATTCGGCCTCGACGTGGGGCGGGTGCGCACCGTGGTGGAGTACCGGGAGCCCACGCCGGTGCCCGGCCGGCCCGGCCCCCTCGTGGGGGCCCTCAACCACCACGGAGAGCTCCTCCCGGTGGCGTCGCTGGCGGCCCTGCTGGGACGAAAGCCCCGGATCGATCCCCTGCGCTCGGTCATCGTGGTGGTGAACTGGGACGACGCCCTCCTCGGGCTCCTGGTGGAGCGCAGCCACGGGCTGCTCACCCCCCTGGAACGCACCCGGCTCACCCACGTGCTCGGCCGCTGGGACGGCCCCTACCTGGAGCACACCCTCGAGACGGAAGGCCGCCGCATCCACGTGCTCGACCTCGGCGCGCTCCTGGCCGACGTGGCCCGCAGGCTCTGAGCGCCCATGGGCGCGGGCGGCGAGGCGGGGGCACGGGTCTTGGTGGTGGACGACGCGCCGTTTCTGCGGCGCCGGCTGCGCGACATCCTCGAGGCGGCCGGCCATCGGGTGGTGGCCGAGGCGGAAGACGGGGACCAGGCCCTGGCCCTGTACGAGGAGCACCTGCCCGACGTGGTGACGCTCGACCTTGTGATGCCGCGCCGCGACGGCCTGGAGACCCTGCGGGCGCTGCGGGCGCGCCACCCGGACGCCGCGGTCATCGTGTGCACGTCCCTCTCGGGCGAGCCCGCCCTGTTGGAGGCCGTGCGCCTGGGTGCCTGCGACTACGTGCTCAAGCCCGTGAGCCCAGGGCGTCTCCTGGAAGCCGTTGCCAAGGCACTGGAGGCCGTGCGCCGAGCCCGGGGGCCCCGGCCACAGGGCGCCGGTGCCGGCGGCGGAGCGGCGCCCGGCGCCCCGGAAGGCAGGAAACCGTGACCATGGAGCGCTATCGAACCCTCTTCCTCGACGAGAGCGCAAAGCACCTCCAGGCGGTGGAGGAGCGCATGCTCTCTTCCGAGCCCTTCGACCGGCCCGCCCTGGACGCGGTCTTTCGCGAGATGCACAGCCTCAAGGGCATGGCCGCCTCCATGGGGTACGCCGCCATGGCCACCCTCTCCCACCGCCTGGAGGACCTCCTGGACGGGCGGCGCAAGGCAGGGGGAGACCTGCCCGAGGCCGTCCGGGATCTGTGCCTGCGGGTGTGCGACCGCCTGGGGGAGATGCGCGACGACGTGGCCGCCGGGGGACGGGCCGAGCTGGACTGGTCCGACCTCGCCCGGCGCTTGGAGGAGGTGGAGGCGGCCGAGGGGGAGCCCGGCGGCGCCGGCGACGAGGGACGGCGGGTCCGGGTCCTCTTGGCGCCCGACTGCGGCTCGCCGGCGGCCCGCGCCTACCTGGTGCTGCTGCGGTTTCGGGAGGAGGACCCGGCGGTGACCTCCCGGCCCACGGAGGCCGAGATCCTGGGGGGCGGGCCCGTATCCCACCTGGACCTGACCCTCCACGGGCTCGGGCGCGACGAGGTGGAGGCGGTGTACGCCGAGCTCACCGAGGTGGCCGGGCTGGAGTTTCCGGGGGAGGGAATCGAGCTCGACCCGGAGGCGGACGAGCTCCTCCTCCCCGTGCCGGGCAGATCGGAAGAGGGGGAAGAGGAGCCCCGGGATCCGGTGCCGGCGGCCTCTCGGGAGGAGCCGCGGGTGCGGCTGCCCGAGACGGTGCAGGTTCCGGTCGGCCTCCTGGACGAGTTCGTGGACCTCCTGGGAGAGATGACCATCTCCCGGGGTCACCTGGAGGCCACGGCCCGGACCCTGGGCTCCGAGCTCCTCAAGGAGGAGGTCAACCGCCTCGGCGGCCTGGTGCGCTCCTTCCACGAGCGGGTGATGGGACTGCGGATGCTCCCCTTCTCCCTCCTCAGCGGCACCCTCAAACGCCTGGTGCGCGAGCACGCGGCCCAGCTCGGCAAGGAGGTGGATCTCGTGCTCTCGGGGGAGGAGATCGGGATGGACAAGTCCATCCTTCTCCAGGTCTCCGACCCCCTGGTCCACCTGCTGCGAAACGCCCTGGACCACGGGCTCGAAGCCCCCGAGGAGCGCCGCCAGAAGGGGAAGCCGGGGCGGGGACGCATCCGGGTGGCCGTGGCCCGGGCGCGCAACCGGGTGGAGGTGGCGGTCTCGGACGACGGGAGGGGCATCGACGCCGAGGCCGTGCGCCGGCAGGCGGTGGAGCGGGGAATCTTCCGGGAGGAGGAGAGCCGGCGCCTGTCCAACACCGAGATCTTCTCGTGCCTGTTCCGCCCCGGCTTCAGCACCCGTTCGGCGGTCACCGAGCTCTCCGGCCGCGGCGTGGGCCTGGACGTGGTGAAGACCAAGGCCGACGCCCTGGGGGGCGCCCTGGTGCTCACCTCCACCCCGGGGGCGGGCACCGAGGTGCGCCTGAGCCTGCCCCTTTCCGTGGCGATCGTCCCGGTGCTCCTGGTCGGCGTGGGCTCGAGCGCGCTCGCCCTGCCCACGGCGAGCGTGGTGCGCACCGTGGAGGCCCAGCCCCGCGACGTGCGCAGGAAGGACGGCCGCCACGTCCTCCTGACCGAGGAGGGCCAGGTGCCCATCCTGAGCCTGGCCCGCGTGCTCCGGCTCCAGGGCCGCCGGCGCTTCGACCGGCTGCCCCTGGTGCTCGCCCAGACCGGGAGCGGGGCGGTCGCCCTGGCCGTGGACCGCTTCCTGCGGGAGGAAGACCTCTTCATCAAGCCCCTGCGCGGCCCCCTGCGGGCCCTCCAGGGCCTGTCGGGCTACAGCGTGCTGGGCGACGGCCGCCTGGTCTTCCTCCTGGACCCCCCGACGCTCCTGCGGGGCGGGGACTAGGGGCTGGCTCGCGGCGGTCATCCGGGGGCTTCCGGGCCCCCTGACCCTTCCCGCAACGCCTCTATCGGCGACCGTGCTTCGGGCCGCTCATCGGCGGGCGGTGGCTTCGGTGCGGGGGCGAATGCTCCGGAGCAGGAGCGCGCAGGAGATCCAGACGGCCGCGCCCGAGGAGAGGATCCAAGGGGTGTTGTGCCACCCGCCGCTGGCCGAGGCGAGGGCTGCTGCGGCGGGAGGGCCGAGCACCATCCCGAGGTAGGAGCACTGGTTGACGAAACCGTTGGTCGTCGCAACCGCGGTGGGCGACGGCGCATAGAGGGGTGCGCCCCCGAGGACCGACGCCGGCTGGAGCCCGCCGACCGCCGAGAAGAGGACGCACAGGCCGTAGCGCAGCCACGGTGCGGTCCCCGACCCGTAGATTACCGGCATGCACAGGCCGCTCACGGCGCCGCTCAAGACCATCAGGCCCCAGCGAGGCGCCCCGTGCTTCAGCAGCCACCCGCCGCCCAGGGCGCCCGCCGCATTCACCGCCACCGCGGCGGCCGTGAGGGCCGCGGCGGCGGCCCGGGTACGGCCGTCGGCCATGAGCAGGGTGGGCAGAAACCCCATCAGGACCATGTAGGTCGTCGTGTACATGCACCACGACCCCGCGAGGAGCACCGGCCCGGGGAACGAGACCACCGCGCGCACGTTGCTCCAGAGGCTGCCGGGCGCCGCGGCGCGAAGGGCCCCGCGGCCCGGGAGGCCTCGGGTGGCGCGGTGGAACGCGGCCGCCATCGCGAGCAGGAGGACGCCGTTGCAGGCCCACACCCCGCGCCACCCGAAGAGCGACAGGAGCGCCGGGGAGGCCAGCATCATCGCCGAGGTGCCCACGGGCATGAAGCAGCTCCACAGACCGAACGCGACCCCCAGATCCGACGGCCGCGCGAGCTGGAAGATGAGCGACGGCGCAGAAACGACCACCAGGATGAAGCCCAGGCCCTCGAGCACCCGGCTCGCCAGGAGCCAGCCGGGGCCCGGCGCCGCGCTCCCGAGCAGGCTGCCCGCCCCGATGCACGAGAGTCCGAAGAGCACCGTACGGCGGTACCCGAGGCGGTCGCCCAGCGCCCCCATGGCGACGCCGCACAGCGCCCCCACGGCGCTGTAGGTCGAGATCACCCAGCCGCCCACCACGAGGCTGATCCCCAAGCTGCCCTGGAGCTCCGCGAGGGCCGGGGGCACCTTGCCGATCTGGAACGCCGCGCACACGCCCACGGCCACGACCAGGAGCACCAAGCCCCAGCGGGTGCGGGGGGCAATCACGGGGGGGCCCGGCTGGGGCGGCCGGCACCCACAGGGGCATCGCCGCCGGGAGCGGATCGCGCACCGGCGGGCCGCGCCCACCCGAGGGCTTCGGAGCAGCGATTGAAGGTCAGGATCGCCACGGGCATGGGAATCGCCATCGGGATCTCAGCGCCGCGCAGGTAGGCCGTGCCCCTCCTGCGTTTCAGGCATGTGCGGCGTCGGCCGAGAGCCCGCCGGCATCCCCCGTGGCCAGCGGGGGGCCCCGCTCCGCCAGGTAGCGGCGGGTGCCGACGGGGGGCTCGAGGCGCGGGACCGCGAGACATTAGGGCAACGCTCCCCGACAGTCAATGCGCCAAGCCGGCCTCGATCCACCGCCTGGGTGGTAAGCGGGGTCCGGGAGCCCCTGCGCTCCGCCCCGCAATCCGCGTCAATTAGAGGAGAGGCCCCTCGCGGAACCGGTGCGCCCGGCTTCACCGATGTCCGCCGGCTGTCGCGGATCGGTCGATGCGGTACGGGGCTACGCTCCGGGGCTCCCGGACCCCGCCCCAGAATCTGGTGGTGGATTCTGGCCGGCGCCAAGCCCGGCGAAGGGGACTTTACCGCTTGGACACCGGAAGACGGTACACCCGGAGGGCCGATGAAGACCCCTTTGTTCGCTGCCCGGCGGCGCTCCCCGTGGCCCTCGCCGCCGTCCCTCTGCTATCCTCCCCCCATGCGCGACGTGGAGCGGGTGGTCCGGTCGATCCTGGGGAGCCGAAGCCTCGGCCCCTGCGTGACCTATCACGAGGTGCTCCCGCCGGTGCCGGCGGCCTTCGGGGAGTGGCCCGAGGGGGCCCACCCGGCGATGGTCTCGGCGCTGCGCGCCCGGGGGATCGAGCGGCCCTACACCCATCAGGCCCGGGCGGCGCAGCTCGCCTTCTCGGGCCGGCCCTTCGTGGCGGTCACCCCCACGGCCTCGGGCAAGACGCTCTGCTACAACCTGCCGGTGCTCTCGGCGCTGCTGGCCGACCCGGGGGCCCGGGCCCTCTACCTCTTCCCCACCAAGGCGCTCGCCCAGGACCAGCTCGCCGAGCTCCACGCCCTCTCGGGGGCGCTCCCCCGAGCGGTCAAGGCCCAGACCTACGACGGCGACACCCCCCAGGACGTGCGCCGCCGGGTGCGGGAAGAGGCCCAGGTGGTGCTCACCAACCCCGACATGCTCCACACGGGCATCCTCCCCCACCACCCCCGGTGGGCGCGGTTCTTCGCGGGCCTGCGGTACGTGGTGGTGGACGAGATGCACGTGTACCGGGGCATCTTCGGCTCCCACGTGGCCAACGTACTCCGGCGGCTCCGGCGCGTGGCGGCCTTCCACGGGGCCGAGCCCCTTACGCTCTTTTCCTCGG
The Thermodesulfobacteriota bacterium DNA segment above includes these coding regions:
- a CDS encoding chemotaxis protein CheW — translated: MEAAGRSYLVVGVEGEEFGLDVGRVRTVVEYREPTPVPGRPGPLVGALNHHGELLPVASLAALLGRKPRIDPLRSVIVVVNWDDALLGLLVERSHGLLTPLERTRLTHVLGRWDGPYLEHTLETEGRRIHVLDLGALLADVARRL
- a CDS encoding response regulator, translated to MGAGGEAGARVLVVDDAPFLRRRLRDILEAAGHRVVAEAEDGDQALALYEEHLPDVVTLDLVMPRRDGLETLRALRARHPDAAVIVCTSLSGEPALLEAVRLGACDYVLKPVSPGRLLEAVAKALEAVRRARGPRPQGAGAGGGAAPGAPEGRKP
- a CDS encoding chemotaxis protein CheA; the protein is MERYRTLFLDESAKHLQAVEERMLSSEPFDRPALDAVFREMHSLKGMAASMGYAAMATLSHRLEDLLDGRRKAGGDLPEAVRDLCLRVCDRLGEMRDDVAAGGRAELDWSDLARRLEEVEAAEGEPGGAGDEGRRVRVLLAPDCGSPAARAYLVLLRFREEDPAVTSRPTEAEILGGGPVSHLDLTLHGLGRDEVEAVYAELTEVAGLEFPGEGIELDPEADELLLPVPGRSEEGEEEPRDPVPAASREEPRVRLPETVQVPVGLLDEFVDLLGEMTISRGHLEATARTLGSELLKEEVNRLGGLVRSFHERVMGLRMLPFSLLSGTLKRLVREHAAQLGKEVDLVLSGEEIGMDKSILLQVSDPLVHLLRNALDHGLEAPEERRQKGKPGRGRIRVAVARARNRVEVAVSDDGRGIDAEAVRRQAVERGIFREEESRRLSNTEIFSCLFRPGFSTRSAVTELSGRGVGLDVVKTKADALGGALVLTSTPGAGTEVRLSLPLSVAIVPVLLVGVGSSALALPTASVVRTVEAQPRDVRRKDGRHVLLTEEGQVPILSLARVLRLQGRRRFDRLPLVLAQTGSGAVALAVDRFLREEDLFIKPLRGPLRALQGLSGYSVLGDGRLVFLLDPPTLLRGGD
- a CDS encoding MFS transporter, with translation MIAPRTRWGLVLLVVAVGVCAAFQIGKVPPALAELQGSLGISLVVGGWVISTYSAVGALCGVAMGALGDRLGYRRTVLFGLSCIGAGSLLGSAAPGPGWLLASRVLEGLGFILVVVSAPSLIFQLARPSDLGVAFGLWSCFMPVGTSAMMLASPALLSLFGWRGVWACNGVLLLAMAAAFHRATRGLPGRGALRAAAPGSLWSNVRAVVSFPGPVLLAGSWCMYTTTYMVLMGFLPTLLMADGRTRAAAAALTAAAVAVNAAGALGGGWLLKHGAPRWGLMVLSGAVSGLCMPVIYGSGTAPWLRYGLCVLFSAVGGLQPASVLGGAPLYAPSPTAVATTNGFVNQCSYLGMVLGPPAAAALASASGGWHNTPWILSSGAAVWISCALLLRSIRPRTEATARR